A single Anopheles funestus chromosome 2RL, idAnoFuneDA-416_04, whole genome shotgun sequence DNA region contains:
- the LOC125760523 gene encoding uncharacterized protein LOC125760523, giving the protein MTSLGCFKHQCNSVAIATIVLLLTMMIDVREQTMLTEHPTTTEDLQYSKQITSNSRIQSPTMSSSAVTTPSPQSSPMSTTTSFWLEPSTSSATLPVTPLHMAALPLPSSLTVSAESLIRDVTSAVTDTSTRPHPEAVGAQGTDLGPAGTTHTVPSGARYSPTGTLLGGVSSVAASTDVQYDGSSANSKYTTFRPLLIPTLPDVRRSRIVHSMPYQSKHHHERHWGPFFEEPVNVTSGAALQVGYHLSTEAILNCRVGMLKDKTVMWIRRTTDKVSLLTVGNNTYSGDPRIKVKFQYPNNWRLHINPIKSDDAGLYMCQVSTHPPRVFATNLTVLEPAVRIVDEMGYEFFDRYYKLGSTIEISCQVSTSYLASLPPSSKSATQQQRSRTSVGLQANTLDELSKQGAKTTKDDNKPSDTTERGLISWTKDGAELPKDVKMSFSGTKQWLISRISILQANRVHNGVYNCTVAGKQSRSAQVQVLNGETPAAVQHNFGHRKEAFVLFGIRFTTVAISWFILLNLSWMQLYC; this is encoded by the exons ATGACATCGTTGGGCTGCTTCAAACATCAATGCAACAGTGTCGCAATTGCGACCATTGTACTACTGCTGACGATGATGATTG atgtACGAGAGCAGACGATGCTGACGGAGCATCCAACCACCACGGAGGATCTACAATATTCTAAACAAATCACCTCAAACAGTAGAATCCAATCTCCGACAATGTCATCGTCGGCAGTGACAACACCGTCCCCTCAGTCGAGTCCCATGTCGACGACAACCAGCTTCTGGTTGGAGCCATCGACGTCATCAGCGACTCTGCCGGTGACACCGTTACATATGGCAGCACTGCCATTGCCGTCATCGTTGACAGTGTCGGCTGAAAGTCTAATCCGAGATGTGACATCGGCAGTAACGGACACGTCGACACGTCCACACCCAGAAGCGGTTGGCGCGCAGGGAACGGACCTGGGACCGGCGGGAACAACGCACACAGTTCCATCCGGTGCACGATATAGCCCTACCGGGACGCTACTGGGCGGTGTCTCCAGCGTTGCAGCGTCGACTGACGTACAATACGACGGTAGCAGTGCCAACAGCAAATACACAACATTTCGACCAT TACTAATACCTACCTTACCTGACGTGCGGCGTAGTCGAATTGTCCATTCGATGCCTTATCAAAGCAAGCATCATCACGAACGTCATTGGGGTCCTTTTTTCGAGGAACCGGTCAACGTGACTTCCGGGGCGGCCTTGCAGGTTGGATATCATTTATCAACGGAGGCTATCCTCAACTGTAGGGTAGGAATGCTAAAAGATAAAACG GTGATGTGGATACGAAGAACCACCGATAAGGTGTCGTTACTCACCGTCGGTAATAATACGTACAGCGGGGACCCGAGGATAAAGGTCAAATTTCAATATCCCAATAATTGGAGGCTACATATCAACCCGATCAAATCGGACGACGCCGGACTGTACATGTGCCAGGTGTCGACGCATCCTCCGCGAGTGTTTGCAACGAATCTGACCGTCTTGG AACCAGCCGTAAGAATAGTGGACGAGATGGGCTACGAGTTCTTCGACCGTTACTACAAATTGGGCAGCACGATCGAGATATCTTGCCAAGTGTCGACGTCGTATCTGGCGAGTCTTCCGCCCAGCTCCAAGTCCGCCACCCAACAGCAACGCTCGAGGACTTCCGTTGGTCTACAGGCGAACACATTGGACGAGTTGTCGAAACAAGGCGCCAAAACCACCAAAGACGATAACAAACCGTCGGATACGACGGAAAGAGGGTTGATTAGCTGGACCAAGGATGGCGCCGAGTTGCCGAAGGATGTCAAGATGAGTTTTAG CGGCACCAAGCAGTGGCTCATCAGCCGAATATCGATTCTGCAGGCAAATCGTGTCCACAATGGCGTCTACAACTGTACCGTTGCCGGGAAACAGAGTCGGTCGGCCCAGGTGCAGGTTCTGAACG GTGAAACGCCGGCCGCTGTTCAGCATAATTTTGGGCATCGCAAAGAGGCATTTGTGCTGTTCGGCATTCGCTTCACAACGGTGGCAATAAGCTGGTTCATACTGCTGAATCTGAGCTGGATGCAGCTGTACTGTTAA